ATGCTAATGTAAAATTGCATGAATCAGGATGGTTCAAATCACCAAAATTAAACTTCGATATGGAAAACGGTGTTGGTGAAGCTTATGTTACTTATACATATTCCACCCAATTATCTCTAGTCGAAATTGATAAATATACAGGCAAGATTGATGTGAAAAAAATGTGGATATCTCATGATATAGGTAAAGCAATAAATTATGATGGTGTAATAGGGCAAATTCAAGGTGGAGCTGTTCAAGGAATGGGACACGCTATTATGGAAGAAATAAAACAAAAAGACGGAAAGATTATTACAGATAACTTTAATAATTATGTAATTCCAACTATTAAAGATATACCTGAAATTATTCCAGATATAGTTGAAGAGGAATTTCCATATGGTCCATTTGGCGCAAAGGGAATAGGAGAACCATCGTTAATGAGTGCTCCTCCATCAATAGCAAATGCAGTTTCAAATGCTACCAAAAAAAGAATAACAAAAATTCCAATATCCATGGAAGATATTATATAAATCTATTTAGGGGGGTAATATAGTGAAAAAAATACCTATAGTAGGACCAACATTTGAAGAAATGTTACATCCAGAAAAAATTGATCCAGAAATTAGACAAAGAGCTATTGAAATGAAAAAGAAAGATCCTTTACATCCTATCAATTTATTTAATATATCTTGGAAGGACGAAAATAATGAAATCAGACATTTTGTTTTACCAAAAGAATTAACAGGTGTAAATGCAAATATAATTGTATTATATGCAAAAGATTTCCCATCAGGAAGTCACAAAGTAGGTGCAACATATTCTGTATTAATGGAAAAAACAATAAGACATGAAGTAGATCCTGAAAAACACAAATTAGTTTGGCCATCAACTGGAAATTATGGTATAGGGGGAGCTTTTGTTAGCTCGAGAATGAATTATGATTCTTTAGTAATATTACCAGAAGAAATGAGTCAAGAAAGATTTGATATTATTAGAAAATATGGTTCTGATGTTATACCTACACCTGGTTGTGAATCTAATGTTAAGGAAATATATGATAAGTGTAATGAATTAAAGAGAAATGATCCTGAACATATAAGAGTTCTAAATCAATTTGAAGAATTTGCTAATTATAGATTCCATTATTATGTTACAGGAAATACAATGATAGAAACCGTTAGAAGATACCACATTGGTAATGAAAGAGTAGCTGCTATAGTATTAGGCGTTGGTTCTGCAGGTACTATTGCTAGTGGCGATAGAGTTAAACAGGAATTTCCTGAAACAAAAATAGTAGCTATGGAACCCGTTCAATGTCCAACAATTGCTTTAAATGGATATGGAGGACATGATATTCAAGGTATAGGAGATAAACACGTAACTTGGATTCACAATGTTATGAATAATGATGCTGTTGTATTAGTTGATGATGTGGATAGTAAAAAAATGCTTCAAGTATTATATGAAGAAGAAGGTAAAAAATTCTTAAAAGAATTCATTAACCCCGATATTGTAGATTATATTTCTGATAAATTCGGTATTTCTGGAATTGCAAATGTAATTGGCGCAATTAAAATTGCTAAATTCTATAATTTTAAAGATGACGAAAATATTTTTGTTGTGGCTACAGATAATATAGATAGATACCACTCTGTTATGAAACAAATGGCAGAAACATATGGAAAATTAGATAGAGCAGAAGCTAAATCAAGAGTTGAAAGAATATTCCTATACCAAGAAGCATCAGGAATTTTTGAAGGCGATAAATATAACAGAGAAAGATGGCATAATTTAAAATATTACACTTGGGTTGAACAACAAGGTAAAACAGTTGAAGAATTAGATGCTCAAAAAGATCAATCATATTGGATTAAACAACAAGAAAAAGTACATGAAACAAATAAATTATTAGAAGAATATAGAAATGAACACATAGAAGAGTTAAGAAAGGTGTGGTTCGATAAATGATAAGAAAATTATTCAAAAATATATCTTATCTAGCTACATTTGATTCTAAAGATAATGAACTTGAAAATGCGTATATATATATTGAAGATAATGTAATAAAAGATATTGGAACAGGAAATCCTGATTTTGAAGTTGATGAAATAATAGATTGTAAAGATATGCTAATAATGCCAGGATTTGTAAATACACATCACCATTTATATCAATCCCTAACAAGAAATGTTAAAGGGGCACAAAATGCTAAATTATTTGATTGGTTAGTATTTTTATATGAACGCTGGAAATTTATAGACAGAGAAGGTTTTTATATTAGTTCAATTATTGCAAATTACGAAATGATGAAAACAGGAGTCACAACGACAACAGACCATTTATATTTATATCCATATGGTCTAAATGAAGCAATAGATGCAGAAATAGAAGGAGCAATAAGGGCTGGTATTAGATTCCACCCAACGCGTGGCAGCATGTCCATGAGCAAAAAAGACGGTGGATTACCTCCAGATAGTGTAGTTCAAACAGAAAAAGAAATCATCAAAGAAAGCATTAGAGTAATAGAAAAATATCATAATCCAGAAAAGTATTCAATGTTAAGAATTGCATTAGCACCATGTTCTCCATTTTCTGTAACTCCTGATCTTATGAAAGAAACTGTAAAAATTGCCGAAGAATATGATGTTTTAATGCACACACATGTTGCTGAAACTCTAGATGAAGATGAATATTGCTTAGAAAAGTTTGGAAAAAAACCTGTAGACTATATGGAAGAATTAGGATGGCTAAATCCAAGAGCTTGGTTTGCACATCTTGTATGGTTAAGTGATTCAGATATTGAAAAATTAGCTAAAAATGATGTCGGTATGGCTCATTGCCCATCTTCAAATATGAGATTAGGCTCTGGTATAGCACCTGTAACAAAGATGAAAGATAAAATAAGAATTGGTATTGCTGTAGACGGTAGTGCAAGTAATGATACAAATAATATGATTGCCGAAATTAGAAATGCATTATTGCTTCAAAGAGTTAAATATGGAGCAGATGCTCTAACGGTAAAAGAAGCATTAAGAATGGGAACTATGGGTGGTGCTAGAGTTTTAAGAATGGATGATTATATAGGAAGTATAGAAATAGGAAAAGCTGCTGATTTTATAGGATTTAATTTAAATAGATTAGAATTTGCCGGAGGACTTGATGATCCACTTGGAGCAGTTTTAATGTGTGATGGTAAACAGGTTGATTTAAATGTAATAAACGGAGAAATTAGAGTTAAAGACGGAGAAATATTAGACGATGATTTACCTAAATTAATTGAAAAACATAATGAAATTTCCAAACGGGTTATAAACAGTATTTAATAGATTTTTTCTTGCGATTGTCATTGACAATCGCATTTTTTAATATTTTTAATAAAATAGCAACATTAAAAGTATAAAATAAAATGGAATTA
This is a stretch of genomic DNA from Marinitoga sp. 38H-ov. It encodes these proteins:
- a CDS encoding pyridoxal-phosphate dependent enzyme; the protein is MVKKIPIVGPTFEEMLHPEKIDPEIRQRAIEMKKKDPLHPINLFNISWKDENNEIRHFVLPKELTGVNANIIVLYAKDFPSGSHKVGATYSVLMEKTIRHEVDPEKHKLVWPSTGNYGIGGAFVSSRMNYDSLVILPEEMSQERFDIIRKYGSDVIPTPGCESNVKEIYDKCNELKRNDPEHIRVLNQFEEFANYRFHYYVTGNTMIETVRRYHIGNERVAAIVLGVGSAGTIASGDRVKQEFPETKIVAMEPVQCPTIALNGYGGHDIQGIGDKHVTWIHNVMNNDAVVLVDDVDSKKMLQVLYEEEGKKFLKEFINPDIVDYISDKFGISGIANVIGAIKIAKFYNFKDDENIFVVATDNIDRYHSVMKQMAETYGKLDRAEAKSRVERIFLYQEASGIFEGDKYNRERWHNLKYYTWVEQQGKTVEELDAQKDQSYWIKQQEKVHETNKLLEEYRNEHIEELRKVWFDK
- a CDS encoding 8-oxoguanine deaminase, with protein sequence MRKLFKNISYLATFDSKDNELENAYIYIEDNVIKDIGTGNPDFEVDEIIDCKDMLIMPGFVNTHHHLYQSLTRNVKGAQNAKLFDWLVFLYERWKFIDREGFYISSIIANYEMMKTGVTTTTDHLYLYPYGLNEAIDAEIEGAIRAGIRFHPTRGSMSMSKKDGGLPPDSVVQTEKEIIKESIRVIEKYHNPEKYSMLRIALAPCSPFSVTPDLMKETVKIAEEYDVLMHTHVAETLDEDEYCLEKFGKKPVDYMEELGWLNPRAWFAHLVWLSDSDIEKLAKNDVGMAHCPSSNMRLGSGIAPVTKMKDKIRIGIAVDGSASNDTNNMIAEIRNALLLQRVKYGADALTVKEALRMGTMGGARVLRMDDYIGSIEIGKAADFIGFNLNRLEFAGGLDDPLGAVLMCDGKQVDLNVINGEIRVKDGEILDDDLPKLIEKHNEISKRVINSI